Proteins from one Paenibacillus amylolyticus genomic window:
- the purR gene encoding pur operon repressor encodes MKKLKRSARLVEMTQYLLSRPHTVIPLTTFAERYGAAKSSISEDLAIIKEVFEEGGSGELHTLAGAAGGVRWIPKVSRELALAFAERLSTQLAQPDRILPGEYLYMSDLLGQPALMNEAGKIFATAFGNMNIDVVMTVETKGIPLAYATGAQLNLPVVLVRRDHQATEGSAVSINYVSGSHKSLHTMSLSRRAMREHSRVLIVDDFMKAGGTVQGMIDLLAEFNATVAGVGVLVESGSVDSEERLLTDYVSLAKLTAVDAKSRQISVKPGNYFDL; translated from the coding sequence GTGAAGAAGTTAAAACGAAGCGCAAGGCTGGTTGAAATGACGCAATACTTATTGTCCAGACCGCATACGGTTATTCCGCTCACCACATTTGCCGAACGCTATGGAGCCGCAAAGTCTTCAATTAGTGAAGATTTGGCGATTATTAAGGAAGTGTTCGAAGAAGGTGGGTCAGGAGAACTGCATACTCTGGCTGGAGCAGCCGGGGGAGTAAGATGGATTCCGAAGGTATCCCGAGAACTGGCACTTGCATTTGCGGAGCGGCTCTCGACCCAGCTCGCGCAACCGGATCGGATCTTGCCTGGAGAATACCTGTACATGTCCGACTTGCTTGGTCAGCCCGCATTGATGAATGAAGCCGGCAAGATCTTTGCAACGGCCTTTGGCAATATGAATATTGATGTGGTTATGACGGTAGAGACCAAAGGAATTCCACTGGCTTATGCGACCGGTGCCCAGCTCAACCTGCCTGTCGTGCTCGTACGCAGGGACCATCAGGCTACAGAAGGATCGGCCGTAAGTATCAATTATGTATCCGGGTCCCATAAAAGTCTGCATACCATGTCCCTCTCTCGTAGGGCGATGCGTGAGCATTCCAGAGTACTTATTGTGGATGACTTCATGAAGGCTGGGGGTACGGTGCAAGGAATGATCGATCTTTTGGCCGAGTTTAATGCTACAGTTGCCGGGGTAGGGGTACTGGTGGAATCTGGTTCTGTAGATTCAGAGGAACGTCTGCTGACTGATTACGTATCTCTGGCGAAGCTGACAGCGGTTGATGCCAAGAGCAGACAGATTTCCGTCAAGCCTGGCAACTATTTCGACCTGTAG
- a CDS encoding small, acid-soluble spore protein, alpha/beta type has translation MSRRRRSVMSEDLKNELAKDLGFYDTVQQEGWGGIKAKDAGNMVKRAIQLAEQAARKS, from the coding sequence ATGAGTCGCAGAAGAAGAAGTGTCATGTCAGAGGATCTGAAGAATGAGCTGGCGAAAGACCTGGGTTTCTATGATACGGTCCAACAGGAAGGATGGGGCGGAATTAAAGCCAAGGATGCAGGAAACATGGTGAAACGTGCAATTCAACTTGCTGAGCAGGCTGCGCGCAAATCCTAA
- the spoVG gene encoding septation regulator SpoVG, which produces MQITDVRLRRVNSEGRMKAIASITIDNEFVVHDIRVIDGNNGMFVAMPSKRTPDGEFRDIAHPISSGTREKIQAAVLTEYDRAATEEEVIEEGA; this is translated from the coding sequence ATGCAAATTACGGATGTCAGACTCCGCCGTGTTAACTCGGAGGGGAGAATGAAGGCTATCGCATCCATTACCATCGATAACGAATTCGTCGTTCATGACATTCGTGTCATTGATGGTAACAACGGAATGTTTGTTGCTATGCCGAGCAAACGTACTCCTGATGGAGAGTTCCGTGATATCGCCCACCCGATCTCTTCCGGTACGCGTGAGAAGATTCAGGCAGCAGTTTTGACTGAATACGATCGTGCGGCAACTGAGGAAGAAGTCATTGAAGAAGGTGCCTGA
- the pth gene encoding aminoacyl-tRNA hydrolase, whose protein sequence is MKWIVGLGNPGSNYAKTRHNIGFMALDRLADRHNISITQSKCKALIGEGNIGGVKTVLIKPMTYMNLSGESVRAYMDFYKVSLEDLIVVYDDMDTEIGKVRLRYQGSAGGHNGIKSIIKHTGTQQFNRVRMGISRPDPGHAIVDYVLSTFMKKEKEALEQTIEQTCDALEHSLTHTFEQTMAKFNG, encoded by the coding sequence ATGAAGTGGATTGTCGGACTTGGTAATCCAGGCTCGAATTATGCCAAAACACGTCATAATATCGGTTTTATGGCACTGGACCGATTGGCGGATCGCCATAATATCTCCATCACACAGAGTAAATGTAAGGCGCTGATTGGAGAAGGCAACATTGGCGGTGTGAAGACCGTGCTGATCAAACCAATGACCTATATGAATTTGTCGGGTGAATCGGTTCGAGCATATATGGATTTTTATAAAGTTAGCCTTGAAGATCTGATTGTTGTGTACGATGACATGGATACAGAGATTGGCAAGGTCAGATTGCGTTACCAGGGAAGTGCAGGCGGACATAATGGAATCAAGTCCATTATTAAGCACACCGGTACACAGCAGTTTAACCGGGTACGCATGGGAATATCCCGCCCTGATCCAGGACATGCCATTGTCGATTATGTACTGTCGACATTCATGAAGAAAGAAAAGGAAGCCCTTGAGCAGACCATTGAGCAAACATGTGATGCTCTGGAGCATAGCTTGACTCATACGTTTGAACAAACCATGGCGAAGTTTAACGGTTAA
- the mfd gene encoding transcription-repair coupling factor, which yields MLQALIQAFSKDPDFGSITAGIKSGMKEQLVSGLSGSARQIMLAALHQEMNRPLLVVTHNMFSAQKIAEDLQEALSPDQVLIYPANELVAAEAAVSSPETLGQRIEVLVRCAQGFRGVVVIPFSGVRRYVPLPEVMANARILIKQGNTLQLDAFLLEMVKLGYERVERVESRGELSVRGGIIDFYPVTSSIAYRVELFDDEIDSIRTFDPADQRSIERIEEITVLPCKELIADRERMEKAADAAALLLEQQLEKMTDRQAKLRLREEIHREIELLREHVYFSEMYKYISPLYPENKTIYDYMPEDTLLVLDEPARLSETSKQLDRDESEWNLHLMQNGKTLPDLPLSADGDELLYERPFQTLFMSIFLRQVPHTQPQNILNFISRGMQDFHGQMNVLKAEMERWQKAGVQVLMLANGEERLERMRRVLMDYDIPEPEMMIGNLQTGFEMPSIHLAVVTEGEMFSQKQRKVRKPIRNVDNAERIKSYSELKVGDYVVHQNHGIGKYLGIGTLEVGGIHKDYMHILYAGGDKLSVPIEQIDLIQKYVGSEEKEPKIYKLGGNEWTRVKNKVRTSVQDIADDLIKLYAERQTSKGFGFDKDSAEQQEFEDMFPYDETRDQVRAIEEIKKDMEQNRPMDRLLCGDVGYGKTEVAIRAAFKAAIEGKQVAVLVPTTILAQQHFETFRERFSGYPFNIHVLSRFRSRKEQNETAKGIKAGTVDIVIGTHRLLSQDLVFKDLGLLIVDEEQRFGVTHKEKLKKLKTNVDVLTLTATPIPRTLHMSMLGVRDLSVIETPPENRFPVQTYVVEHSQALVREAIERELARGGQVYYLYNRVQGIQEMAAEISDLVPEAKVGVGHGQMSETELEKTILDFLDGEYDVLVSTSIIETGVDIPNVNTLIVHDADKMGLSQLYQLRGRVGRSNRIAYAYFTYQRDKVLTEVAEKRLQSIKEFTELGSGFKIAMRDLSIRGAGNLLGAEQHGFIASVGFDLYSQMLAEEINKRKVTMLGEEPVPSDQWNTTLDLSIDAYLPSDYIYDSIQKIEIYKKVAVIASFDDAMELEDELVDRFGDLPEAVINLLAVARMKVYGKIYGIESISQRGEDITVKFYEGREHAFELSKIAHIGNQFERRVQFEQGPHMLIHAKGKGLGDKQLMELVEKILESMKTAFKSKGELKDVSKV from the coding sequence TTGTTACAAGCACTTATACAGGCTTTTTCCAAAGATCCGGACTTCGGATCCATTACAGCCGGAATCAAGTCCGGCATGAAGGAACAATTGGTTTCGGGTCTATCCGGCTCGGCGCGTCAGATTATGCTGGCTGCTCTGCATCAGGAAATGAACCGACCATTGCTCGTAGTAACGCACAATATGTTTTCAGCTCAAAAAATTGCAGAAGATTTACAGGAAGCGCTTTCACCTGATCAGGTATTGATCTATCCTGCCAACGAACTTGTTGCTGCTGAAGCCGCTGTTTCCAGCCCGGAAACCTTGGGTCAGCGCATCGAGGTGTTGGTCCGCTGCGCCCAAGGATTCAGGGGCGTTGTTGTTATTCCTTTTTCCGGGGTAAGACGTTATGTTCCGCTTCCGGAAGTGATGGCCAATGCTCGTATTTTGATTAAACAAGGCAACACACTTCAACTGGACGCCTTCCTGCTGGAGATGGTAAAGCTCGGATATGAGCGAGTGGAGCGTGTGGAATCTCGTGGTGAGTTGAGTGTACGCGGAGGGATCATCGACTTCTATCCGGTTACTTCATCGATTGCGTATCGGGTGGAGTTATTTGATGATGAGATCGACTCCATTCGGACATTCGACCCAGCCGATCAGCGTTCAATTGAACGAATTGAAGAGATTACCGTTTTGCCATGCAAGGAATTAATTGCAGACCGCGAGCGAATGGAAAAGGCTGCTGACGCGGCTGCTCTTTTGCTCGAACAACAGCTGGAGAAAATGACGGACCGGCAGGCGAAGCTGCGTCTTCGTGAAGAAATTCACCGGGAGATTGAGCTTTTGCGGGAGCACGTGTATTTCTCCGAAATGTACAAATATATTTCTCCGCTCTATCCGGAGAATAAAACGATTTACGACTATATGCCCGAAGATACCCTGCTTGTCCTAGATGAGCCTGCCAGACTTTCGGAGACATCGAAACAGCTGGACCGTGATGAATCGGAGTGGAATCTGCACTTGATGCAAAACGGAAAAACACTTCCGGATCTTCCATTATCCGCAGACGGTGATGAACTGTTGTATGAGCGTCCATTCCAGACGCTGTTCATGTCGATCTTTTTGCGGCAGGTTCCACACACCCAACCACAGAACATTCTGAACTTCATCAGTCGTGGCATGCAGGATTTCCATGGGCAGATGAATGTACTGAAGGCAGAGATGGAACGCTGGCAGAAGGCTGGAGTTCAAGTGCTCATGCTGGCGAACGGTGAGGAGCGACTCGAGCGGATGCGCCGGGTACTGATGGACTATGATATTCCAGAGCCAGAGATGATGATCGGTAACCTGCAAACGGGTTTTGAAATGCCGTCCATTCATTTGGCTGTCGTGACCGAGGGCGAGATGTTCTCGCAAAAACAGCGTAAAGTACGCAAACCGATTCGAAATGTAGACAATGCGGAACGGATCAAATCCTATAGTGAGCTAAAAGTGGGCGATTATGTCGTTCACCAGAACCACGGGATTGGTAAGTACCTTGGGATCGGTACCCTCGAAGTTGGCGGCATTCATAAAGACTATATGCATATTCTCTATGCGGGTGGAGACAAACTGTCTGTACCTATTGAGCAGATCGATCTGATTCAGAAATATGTTGGTTCCGAAGAGAAAGAACCGAAAATATACAAGCTGGGCGGCAATGAGTGGACACGGGTTAAAAATAAGGTCCGCACATCCGTACAGGATATTGCTGATGATCTGATCAAGCTGTATGCAGAACGTCAGACCTCCAAAGGGTTTGGATTCGACAAGGATTCTGCAGAGCAGCAGGAGTTTGAGGACATGTTCCCTTACGATGAGACTCGTGATCAGGTACGTGCCATCGAAGAAATCAAGAAGGACATGGAACAAAACCGTCCAATGGACCGTTTATTGTGTGGGGATGTGGGTTACGGCAAAACAGAGGTAGCTATTCGGGCTGCATTTAAAGCGGCTATTGAAGGCAAACAGGTGGCTGTCCTCGTTCCAACAACGATTTTGGCACAGCAGCATTTTGAGACGTTCCGTGAGCGGTTCTCCGGTTATCCCTTCAACATTCATGTGCTTAGCCGGTTCCGCTCCCGTAAAGAGCAGAATGAAACAGCCAAAGGCATCAAGGCAGGCACAGTGGATATCGTCATCGGGACGCATCGATTGCTGTCGCAGGATCTGGTGTTCAAGGACCTGGGACTGCTCATTGTTGATGAAGAACAGCGCTTTGGAGTCACCCATAAGGAGAAACTGAAGAAGCTGAAAACCAATGTGGACGTGCTGACGCTGACGGCAACGCCGATTCCGCGTACACTTCATATGTCCATGCTGGGTGTGCGTGATCTGTCCGTTATTGAGACTCCGCCAGAGAATCGTTTCCCGGTACAGACCTATGTCGTTGAACACAGCCAGGCGCTTGTCCGTGAAGCCATTGAGCGTGAGCTTGCTCGCGGTGGGCAAGTGTATTACCTCTACAACCGTGTTCAGGGAATTCAGGAGATGGCTGCTGAGATTTCTGACCTTGTGCCTGAAGCCAAGGTTGGTGTGGGACATGGCCAGATGTCGGAAACAGAGCTGGAGAAGACGATTCTGGACTTCCTGGATGGTGAATATGACGTGCTTGTGAGCACAAGTATCATCGAGACCGGGGTAGATATTCCGAATGTAAATACACTGATCGTACATGATGCGGATAAAATGGGGCTCTCCCAGCTGTATCAGCTGCGCGGGCGTGTGGGTCGTTCCAATCGTATTGCGTATGCCTATTTTACGTACCAACGGGACAAAGTACTTACGGAAGTTGCAGAGAAGCGCCTGCAATCCATCAAAGAATTTACCGAACTGGGTTCGGGATTCAAGATCGCCATGCGCGACTTGTCGATTCGTGGTGCGGGAAATCTGCTGGGGGCAGAGCAGCATGGCTTCATCGCTTCTGTCGGGTTCGACCTGTATTCCCAGATGCTTGCGGAGGAGATCAACAAACGCAAAGTTACGATGCTTGGCGAAGAACCGGTACCTTCCGACCAGTGGAACACAACCCTGGATCTCAGTATCGATGCCTACTTGCCGTCCGATTATATCTATGACAGTATTCAGAAGATCGAGATCTACAAAAAAGTGGCGGTCATTGCATCCTTCGACGATGCGATGGAGCTGGAAGACGAATTGGTTGACCGATTCGGTGATCTTCCGGAGGCCGTTATCAACTTGCTGGCTGTTGCGCGGATGAAAGTATACGGCAAAATCTACGGTATTGAATCCATTTCCCAACGTGGTGAGGACATTACCGTGAAGTTCTATGAAGGCCGTGAACATGCCTTTGAACTCTCGAAAATCGCGCACATTGGAAATCAGTTCGAAAGACGTGTACAATTTGAACAAGGACCCCATATGCTGATTCACGCTAAAGGCAAGGGGCTTGGGGATAAGCAACTGATGGAGCTGGTAGAGAAAATTCTGGAGTCCATGAAGACTGCTTTTAAATCAAAGGGGGAACTAAAAGATGTTAGCAAAGTATAA
- a CDS encoding Veg family protein, whose amino-acid sequence MAKNTLLDIKRNLDAHIGQKIMLRANGGRRKTIERTGVLEETYPSVFIVKLDEEQETFKRVSYSYADILTESVEVMVFDPGSQTHSSYMET is encoded by the coding sequence ATGGCTAAAAACACGCTGTTGGATATCAAACGCAATCTCGATGCACATATTGGTCAGAAAATTATGCTGCGGGCTAATGGTGGCCGCCGTAAGACCATTGAGCGTACTGGTGTATTGGAAGAAACGTACCCTTCTGTTTTTATTGTTAAGCTTGATGAAGAACAAGAAACCTTCAAGCGAGTATCTTATAGTTATGCGGATATACTTACGGAGTCTGTGGAAGTCATGGTTTTTGACCCGGGCAGCCAGACACATAGCTCCTACATGGAGACGTAA
- a CDS encoding peptidylprolyl isomerase: MLAKYKKVGKVLSVSMVAVLSLSLLAACGKKEEAKTPESTDTSAVVATYEGGTITANEFDMEQRVMKFLYPEYAQMMDMDDFKEYLVKQEVAYEYLSGKASEEAKTAGAKAATEQFDKMKASVQADQWTEMLKAQNLTDDNIKDYMTRIMTVIKDKETGVTEDAVKAEFEKNKDQFTTASVRHVLINFTDPKTQKERKKEDALKIAKEVKAKLDGGADFAEIAKEYSEDPGSAEKGGLYEETPVGSWVEAFKEAAKTLPLNKISDPVETEYGYHIMKVEARTEADFTKLTAEQKESLKSQLAAAEIDTFMQNELDKIVKEVKLPKTEKAEEGTTEGTTEGTTGTGTEGEKTTEPTTDDSKGTDTKTDQGTTGTDKDAKTDEGTSSK, translated from the coding sequence ATGTTAGCAAAGTATAAAAAAGTAGGAAAGGTACTATCAGTAAGTATGGTTGCAGTACTTTCCTTATCACTGCTTGCTGCTTGTGGCAAGAAGGAAGAAGCAAAAACACCTGAATCGACGGATACGAGTGCTGTAGTCGCTACGTATGAAGGTGGTACCATTACAGCCAATGAATTCGACATGGAGCAACGTGTCATGAAATTCCTCTATCCGGAGTATGCACAAATGATGGATATGGACGATTTCAAAGAATATCTGGTGAAACAGGAAGTTGCCTATGAATATTTGAGTGGCAAAGCAAGTGAAGAAGCCAAAACAGCGGGTGCCAAAGCGGCAACCGAGCAATTCGATAAAATGAAAGCTTCTGTTCAGGCAGATCAATGGACGGAAATGCTCAAAGCTCAGAATTTGACAGACGATAACATTAAAGACTATATGACTCGAATCATGACAGTGATTAAAGACAAAGAAACAGGCGTTACAGAAGATGCAGTCAAAGCTGAGTTTGAGAAAAACAAAGATCAGTTCACAACAGCTTCCGTTCGCCACGTGTTGATTAACTTCACAGATCCAAAAACGCAAAAAGAGCGTAAAAAAGAAGATGCACTGAAAATTGCAAAAGAAGTAAAAGCCAAGTTGGATGGTGGAGCTGATTTTGCTGAAATTGCAAAAGAATATTCCGAAGATCCAGGTTCTGCTGAAAAGGGTGGACTGTATGAAGAAACACCTGTAGGCAGCTGGGTAGAGGCATTCAAGGAAGCTGCCAAAACATTGCCGCTGAACAAAATCAGTGATCCAGTTGAAACGGAGTACGGATACCACATTATGAAAGTGGAAGCTCGTACAGAAGCAGACTTCACCAAACTGACGGCTGAGCAAAAAGAAAGCCTGAAGAGCCAATTGGCCGCTGCTGAGATCGATACGTTCATGCAAAATGAATTGGACAAAATCGTAAAAGAAGTGAAACTGCCGAAAACAGAAAAAGCTGAAGAAGGCACAACGGAAGGTACGACTGAGGGTACAACGGGTACAGGAACCGAAGGAGAGAAAACAACCGAACCAACAACGGATGACTCCAAAGGTACAGATACCAAGACGGACCAAGGTACGACTGGCACAGATAAAGATGCAAAGACAGATGAAGGTACAAGCAGTAAATAA
- a CDS encoding ribose-phosphate diphosphokinase, which yields MTYFDSKLKIFTCNSNPKLAHQIADYIGIPMGESHTTSFSDGEIQVKLSESVRGCHVYIVQSTCLPVNDNLMEMLVMIDALKRASAKTINVVIPYYGYARQDRKARSRDPITAKLVANLIEKAGATRVIAMDLHAMQIQGFFDIPVDHLLGVPILAQYFRSKQIENPVVVSPDHGGVVRARKLADFLNAPLAIIDKRRPEPNVSEVMNIIGNIEGKTAILIDDIIDTAGTIVLGANALMEGGVKEVYACCTHPVLSGPAMERLENAPLKEVIVTDTIPITHANPTSKLKVLSVAPLLGEAIIRVHEELSISKLFEIE from the coding sequence ATGACTTATTTTGATTCGAAATTAAAAATATTTACTTGCAATTCTAACCCCAAGCTTGCCCATCAAATTGCTGATTATATCGGGATCCCTATGGGTGAATCTCACACAACCAGCTTCAGTGATGGCGAGATTCAAGTGAAACTCTCCGAGAGTGTTCGGGGCTGTCACGTTTACATCGTGCAGTCCACTTGCTTGCCGGTTAATGATAACCTGATGGAAATGCTCGTTATGATTGATGCACTCAAACGGGCATCTGCCAAGACGATTAACGTCGTTATTCCTTACTATGGCTATGCAAGACAGGATCGCAAGGCACGTTCGCGTGACCCGATTACAGCGAAACTGGTTGCCAACCTGATTGAAAAAGCGGGTGCAACCCGTGTCATCGCAATGGATTTGCATGCTATGCAGATCCAGGGATTCTTCGACATTCCGGTCGACCATTTGCTTGGCGTGCCAATTCTGGCTCAATATTTCCGGTCGAAACAGATCGAAAATCCGGTTGTTGTGTCGCCTGACCACGGTGGCGTAGTGCGCGCACGTAAACTGGCTGATTTCCTGAATGCACCTCTGGCGATTATCGATAAACGTCGTCCTGAGCCAAATGTGAGTGAAGTGATGAACATCATCGGTAACATCGAGGGTAAAACAGCCATTCTGATCGATGACATTATTGACACAGCGGGAACGATTGTACTGGGAGCGAATGCTCTGATGGAAGGCGGCGTGAAAGAAGTATACGCATGCTGTACTCACCCGGTATTGTCCGGACCTGCGATGGAACGTTTGGAGAATGCACCATTGAAGGAAGTCATCGTAACGGATACCATTCCAATTACGCATGCGAATCCGACAAGCAAACTCAAAGTGTTGTCTGTAGCGCCTTTGCTCGGAGAAGCGATTATCCGTGTTCATGAGGAATTGTCAATCAGCAAGCTGTTTGAAATTGAATAA
- the ispE gene encoding 4-(cytidine 5'-diphospho)-2-C-methyl-D-erythritol kinase, with protein MKIYEKAPAKINLMLDVLHKRSDGFHEVEMIMTMVDLADRLEMSELPRDTIFISSQAGYIPLDEKNLAFQAARLIKERYNVRTGVHIHLDKKIPVAAGLAGGSGDAAAALRGLNRLWRLDIPDHELQELGAELGSDVPFCITGGTALATGRGEKLAPMPNPPQCWVILAKPPINVSTADVYGRFRSDKIVRHPSAAKMEQAIRNQSFTEVCNQMGNVLEDVTLKLYPEVQHLKDAMIRLGADGVLMSGSGPTVFGLVSKESKVARIYNGLRGFCKEVYAVRMLT; from the coding sequence TTGAAAATTTACGAAAAAGCGCCTGCTAAAATTAATTTGATGCTGGACGTTTTACATAAAAGAAGCGATGGATTCCATGAAGTTGAAATGATCATGACCATGGTTGATCTGGCTGATCGGCTGGAAATGTCGGAGCTGCCGCGCGATACCATTTTCATCTCCAGTCAGGCGGGTTATATCCCGCTGGATGAGAAGAATCTGGCTTTCCAGGCAGCCAGACTGATTAAGGAGCGCTATAACGTGCGTACGGGCGTCCATATTCATCTGGATAAAAAGATTCCAGTTGCAGCCGGACTTGCCGGAGGCAGCGGTGATGCAGCAGCCGCTCTGCGCGGATTGAATCGTCTGTGGCGACTTGATATACCGGATCACGAACTGCAGGAGCTTGGAGCTGAACTCGGTTCGGATGTTCCATTCTGTATCACAGGAGGGACTGCACTCGCTACAGGTCGTGGTGAGAAGTTGGCCCCTATGCCTAATCCGCCGCAATGCTGGGTAATTCTGGCCAAGCCTCCAATCAATGTGTCTACAGCCGATGTGTACGGACGTTTCCGCAGTGATAAGATTGTTCGTCATCCAAGTGCGGCTAAAATGGAGCAGGCGATTCGCAACCAATCCTTTACGGAAGTGTGTAACCAGATGGGCAATGTACTTGAAGATGTAACGTTGAAGCTGTATCCGGAAGTTCAGCATTTGAAGGATGCCATGATTCGGTTGGGTGCAGACGGCGTGTTGATGTCCGGCAGCGGTCCAACGGTGTTTGGACTGGTCTCCAAGGAATCCAAGGTTGCCCGGATATATAATGGTCTGCGTGGTTTCTGCAAAGAAGTGTATGCTGTACGTATGTTGACGTAA
- the rnmV gene encoding ribonuclease M5: MIKEVIVVEGRDDTVAIRRAVEADTIETGGSAINQRILKRIALAQERRGVIVLTDPDHAGERIRKIIANKVPGCKHAFIPEADATRKGDIGVENASPEAIRHALARVHTSYEGAPSLIDWEDLIAAGLIVHPQAAARRMEMGNLLGIGYCNGKQFHKRLSVFQITREEFSTALAQIEREGL, from the coding sequence ATGATAAAAGAAGTCATTGTGGTGGAAGGCCGTGATGATACGGTAGCCATCCGTCGGGCCGTGGAGGCCGATACAATAGAAACCGGTGGATCAGCCATCAACCAACGTATTCTGAAGCGGATAGCGCTTGCTCAGGAGAGACGGGGAGTCATTGTACTGACAGATCCGGATCATGCCGGCGAACGCATTCGTAAAATCATTGCGAATAAGGTGCCTGGCTGCAAGCATGCCTTCATTCCGGAGGCCGATGCGACGCGCAAAGGGGACATTGGGGTGGAGAATGCCTCACCGGAGGCAATCCGTCATGCGCTGGCACGCGTACATACTTCATACGAAGGTGCACCGAGCCTGATCGATTGGGAAGATCTGATTGCGGCAGGACTGATCGTGCATCCGCAGGCTGCGGCACGTCGCATGGAGATGGGCAATCTGCTGGGCATCGGGTATTGTAACGGGAAGCAGTTCCACAAACGTCTCAGTGTATTTCAGATTACACGGGAAGAGTTCTCTACAGCATTAGCGCAAATTGAACGTGAAGGATTGTGA
- the glmU gene encoding bifunctional UDP-N-acetylglucosamine diphosphorylase/glucosamine-1-phosphate N-acetyltransferase GlmU, translating into MKRMAIVLAAGQGKRMKSKLYKVLHPVCGKPMVGHVLDAALSAGVERSVVVVGHGAEAVQSFLGSRAEYALQAEQLGTGHAVKQVKSLLGGETGSTIVVCGDTPLVTSETLEGLMKLHESSGAAATVLTAQLDNPKGYGRVIRGEDGSVQRIVEQKDCTEQEDAVNEINTGTYCFDNAKLFAALEKVTNENAQGEYYLTDVVGIFRKDGEVVEAYMSDDISESIGVNDRLALSQAEAFMRERLAVRHMLNGVTIIDPSSTYIGADVTIGSDTVLYPGTILKGTTSIGEACHIGPHADVEDSVIQDGVTIKHSVLSNAEVGSDATVGPFANLRPGTKLGRNVKIGDFVEVKNATIDEGSKVSHLSYIGDAKVGKNVNVGCGAITVNYDGYNKAVTTIEDDAFVGSNVNLIAPITVGKGAYVVAGSTVTHSIPENDLAIARPRQENKPGYAEKIRGRAKAKKQNAKPQ; encoded by the coding sequence TTGAAACGAATGGCGATCGTGCTTGCCGCAGGGCAAGGGAAACGAATGAAATCAAAATTGTACAAAGTACTGCATCCCGTATGCGGTAAACCTATGGTTGGACATGTGCTGGATGCAGCACTCAGCGCAGGCGTTGAACGCAGTGTAGTTGTCGTCGGTCATGGTGCCGAAGCGGTGCAGTCCTTTTTGGGTTCCAGAGCGGAGTACGCACTTCAGGCGGAACAATTGGGTACAGGTCATGCAGTGAAGCAGGTTAAATCCTTGCTTGGCGGAGAGACTGGTTCTACAATTGTGGTCTGTGGAGATACACCGCTTGTAACCAGTGAGACGTTGGAAGGTCTGATGAAGCTCCATGAGAGTAGCGGAGCAGCAGCGACAGTTCTTACGGCTCAGTTGGATAATCCCAAAGGTTATGGTCGCGTGATTCGCGGAGAAGATGGATCTGTGCAACGGATTGTGGAACAAAAGGATTGCACGGAGCAGGAAGATGCTGTGAATGAGATTAACACAGGCACTTACTGTTTTGATAATGCAAAATTGTTCGCTGCTCTGGAAAAAGTGACGAATGAGAACGCGCAGGGAGAGTATTATCTCACAGACGTCGTTGGCATTTTCCGCAAGGATGGAGAAGTGGTTGAAGCCTACATGTCAGATGACATTTCAGAATCCATCGGAGTTAATGACCGACTCGCTCTTTCGCAAGCAGAAGCCTTCATGCGTGAACGTCTGGCTGTACGCCATATGTTGAACGGTGTTACAATCATTGATCCGTCATCGACATATATCGGTGCGGATGTTACGATTGGATCAGATACAGTACTGTATCCAGGGACCATTCTCAAAGGCACGACGTCGATCGGTGAAGCATGTCATATTGGTCCTCATGCAGATGTGGAAGACAGCGTTATTCAGGACGGAGTTACAATCAAACATTCGGTGTTGTCCAATGCCGAAGTGGGTTCTGATGCAACGGTGGGTCCATTTGCCAATTTGCGTCCAGGGACTAAACTCGGTCGTAACGTAAAAATTGGTGACTTTGTTGAAGTGAAAAATGCTACAATTGACGAAGGTTCCAAAGTATCTCATCTCAGCTATATTGGAGATGCCAAAGTAGGGAAAAACGTAAATGTTGGATGCGGGGCAATAACTGTCAATTATGATGGTTATAATAAAGCTGTGACGACGATTGAAGATGACGCTTTTGTAGGCAGCAACGTCAATCTGATTGCACCGATTACGGTAGGAAAAGGCGCTTATGTGGTTGCTGGCTCCACCGTTACCCATTCCATTCCCGAGAATGATCTGGCCATTGCTCGTCCACGTCAGGAGAACAAACCTGGTTATGCGGAGAAGATTCGCGGACGTGCCAAAGCCAAGAAACAAAATGCAAAACCCCAATAA